The Qipengyuania gaetbuli genome includes a window with the following:
- a CDS encoding 3'-5' exonuclease → MKDILTRSDRRVAVLDIEASALGSGSYPIEVGLALVRGEPNPIETGARIIRPTASWLRSGIWSPASEAVHGLSLQTLNQHGYDPGEVCDWLNALLGHQVIVATDAPRYDQDWLDRLFDAAGRKQQFTVYHFEVLTHGFSADQHRHLAYLLKRAPIPHRAAPDALRLATKLMEAHLGYPPRTAPMEPTASD, encoded by the coding sequence ATGAAAGACATACTGACCCGAAGTGATAGGCGGGTTGCGGTCCTTGATATTGAAGCCTCCGCTTTGGGCTCTGGGAGCTATCCAATCGAAGTTGGTTTGGCGCTGGTCCGAGGTGAGCCCAACCCGATCGAAACCGGGGCAAGGATCATCCGCCCGACGGCCTCGTGGCTAAGAAGTGGTATCTGGTCTCCGGCCTCGGAGGCAGTCCACGGATTGTCGCTCCAAACTTTAAATCAGCACGGTTATGATCCGGGCGAGGTCTGTGATTGGCTAAATGCCCTTCTCGGTCATCAGGTGATCGTGGCCACGGATGCTCCAAGATACGATCAGGACTGGCTAGACAGGCTGTTCGACGCTGCAGGTCGGAAACAGCAATTCACGGTGTATCACTTCGAAGTTCTTACTCACGGCTTCAGTGCAGATCAGCATAGACACCTGGCCTACCTATTGAAGCGCGCACCGATCCCTCATCGCGCCGCGCCTGACGCGTTGCGGCTAGCCACTAAATTGATGGAGGCTCACCTGGGCTATCCTCCACGCACCGCACCGATGGAACCGACAGCCTCCGATTGA
- a CDS encoding SDR family oxidoreductase, protein MSDFLSLSGKRALITSGTRGAGAATVALLMDLGVHVLTTARSKPSDMEEADFVAADLTSPDGCAVVAQAVLDRLGGVDIVVHMLGGSSAPAGGYQALDEEEWRKEFDLNLMPAVRLDRALLPSMTAQGSGVVIHVTSIQRELPLPQATTAYAAAKAALSTYSKALSKEVSPKGVRVVRVSPGWIATESSVALATRLAADHGVSVEQGKQMIMDSLGGVPIGRPSEPAEIANLIAFLASDRAATITGSEYVIDGGTIPTV, encoded by the coding sequence GTGAGCGACTTTCTATCGCTCAGCGGCAAGCGGGCGCTAATCACGTCGGGGACCCGAGGCGCAGGTGCGGCTACCGTCGCACTTCTAATGGACCTCGGCGTCCACGTTTTGACAACGGCTAGGAGCAAGCCAAGTGACATGGAGGAGGCGGACTTCGTTGCCGCCGACCTTACTTCACCGGATGGATGCGCTGTCGTGGCGCAAGCCGTGCTCGATCGCCTTGGCGGGGTAGATATCGTTGTGCATATGCTCGGCGGTTCTTCTGCACCGGCCGGTGGGTATCAAGCGCTCGACGAGGAAGAGTGGCGCAAGGAATTCGACCTCAACTTGATGCCCGCGGTGCGCCTCGACCGAGCCTTGCTCCCTTCGATGACAGCGCAAGGATCGGGTGTGGTGATCCACGTAACATCCATCCAGAGAGAACTGCCACTGCCCCAGGCTACAACAGCCTACGCTGCAGCAAAGGCGGCTTTATCGACCTATAGCAAAGCGCTTTCAAAGGAAGTCTCGCCCAAGGGCGTTCGCGTTGTGCGCGTCTCGCCTGGTTGGATCGCGACGGAAAGCTCCGTCGCTCTCGCCACACGCCTCGCAGCCGATCATGGCGTGAGCGTAGAGCAAGGAAAGCAAATGATCATGGATTCCCTTGGCGGTGTTCCGATCGGTCGACCTTCTGAACCCGCAGAGATTGCAAATCTGATCGCGTTTCTGGCTTCCGATCGAGCAGCAACCATAACTGGATCTGAGTATGTCATTGATGGCGGGACAATCCCTACGGTGTGA
- a CDS encoding nuclear transport factor 2 family protein gives MPVHLPDVVREYFEADKTANPDAIVQCFAEDAVVIDEGNTYTGREAIRQWMANASTQYTYTVKPITIALEHGRIVVTGHLVGNFPGSPVDLRYIFAFADDKIAKLEIVP, from the coding sequence ATGCCTGTCCATTTGCCCGACGTGGTCCGCGAGTATTTCGAGGCCGATAAGACCGCAAACCCTGATGCGATCGTCCAATGCTTTGCTGAGGACGCTGTCGTTATCGACGAAGGAAATACCTACACTGGACGCGAGGCCATCCGCCAGTGGATGGCAAATGCCTCCACTCAATATACCTACACCGTCAAGCCGATTACTATCGCTCTCGAGCACGGTCGGATCGTCGTGACAGGACATCTTGTCGGTAATTTTCCCGGAAGCCCGGTCGACTTGCGCTACATCTTCGCCTTCGCAGACGACAAGATCGCCAAACTGGAGATCGTACCGTGA
- a CDS encoding LysR family transcriptional regulator, with protein MANYSLSDFDAVLAIGRKGSFRAAAVDLGMSTSALSSAIAKLESQLGVRLFNRTTRSVALTEAGRRFVDQVTPALRDVHQALDTVRSQQDTPSGTLRINTFPTAAREIMGPLILEFLRRFPDVHIDLVTEGNLTDIVADGFDFGVRSLDLVPSDMIAIPVTPARRHVVVASPAFLADRERPRVPADLLSHRCIRVRLPNGAMYRWHFEAQGQPVDIEVRGPIILDEASVARMAVLENIGFGFFMESDVRPDIEAGRMVQVLDEWTPALAPLCLYYPSRRNPPAAFKVFVDLAREISRASR; from the coding sequence ATGGCCAATTACAGCTTGAGCGATTTCGATGCCGTCCTTGCGATCGGTCGCAAAGGTTCGTTTCGAGCGGCTGCGGTCGATCTGGGGATGTCGACAAGCGCCTTGAGCAGCGCAATCGCCAAGCTGGAAAGCCAACTGGGTGTTCGCTTGTTCAATCGTACGACCCGCAGCGTTGCACTTACTGAAGCAGGCCGACGCTTTGTAGATCAGGTCACGCCCGCATTAAGAGACGTCCACCAAGCGCTGGACACAGTTCGATCGCAGCAAGATACGCCTTCTGGGACATTGCGTATCAACACATTCCCCACTGCTGCACGCGAAATCATGGGGCCGCTTATCTTGGAGTTCCTGAGGCGCTTCCCCGACGTCCACATCGATCTCGTCACTGAAGGCAATCTTACTGACATTGTCGCCGACGGTTTCGACTTCGGTGTGAGGAGCCTGGACCTGGTCCCGTCCGACATGATCGCCATTCCGGTCACTCCAGCCAGGCGGCACGTCGTCGTGGCGTCCCCAGCATTTTTGGCTGATCGAGAACGCCCGCGAGTGCCAGCGGATCTGCTCTCTCACCGATGTATCCGCGTGCGCCTTCCCAATGGAGCAATGTACCGCTGGCATTTCGAGGCCCAAGGCCAACCAGTGGATATCGAAGTCCGCGGTCCCATCATCCTCGATGAGGCAAGCGTCGCTCGAATGGCCGTCCTCGAAAACATCGGCTTCGGCTTCTTCATGGAATCTGATGTCCGGCCTGACATCGAGGCGGGGAGGATGGTGCAGGTTTTGGATGAGTGGACACCGGCGCTAGCGCCCTTGTGCCTTTATTATCCGAGCCGCCGAAATCCCCCTGCGGCGTTCAAGGTTTTCGTCGATCTGGCACGTGAGATTTCGCGCGCCTCACGGTAA
- a CDS encoding organic hydroperoxide resistance protein, with protein MTRILYTTRATATGGRDGAARTDDGAFEVSLAAPKELGGNGQGNNPEQLFAAGYAACFLSALKFVGSQGQFAQVPSNASVSATVGIGPRDDKGFGLTVSLEISLPGLELGKAEALVAEADTVCPYSHAVQRNIPVRLRVSVSE; from the coding sequence ATGACCAGGATCCTCTACACCACCCGCGCTACTGCAACCGGAGGGCGTGACGGCGCGGCGCGCACGGATGATGGTGCGTTCGAAGTCTCGCTCGCAGCACCCAAGGAGTTGGGCGGCAATGGCCAAGGCAATAATCCTGAGCAATTGTTTGCGGCTGGCTATGCCGCTTGCTTCCTCAGTGCGCTGAAGTTCGTCGGCAGTCAGGGGCAGTTCGCGCAGGTGCCGAGTAATGCCAGCGTCTCCGCCACTGTAGGCATCGGTCCGCGCGATGACAAAGGCTTTGGCCTGACGGTATCGCTCGAAATATCTCTCCCGGGTCTAGAACTTGGCAAGGCCGAGGCGCTCGTGGCGGAGGCCGACACGGTTTGCCCTTATTCGCATGCCGTGCAGCGTAACATCCCGGTTCGTCTGAGAGTCTCAGTGAGCGAATGA
- a CDS encoding alpha/beta hydrolase: protein MSKFTKSAVFASSALLSVLSSAATANTLEPSAAAFAQAAASGQPIYELPYEEARAVLAGVQAGKVDASAATTTEDQVWKVGPTGQVRIRIVRPADASGQLPAVLYYHGGGWVMGDRNTHDHLIRELAVQSRAAVVFVEYDNAPEVRYPVNNEQSYAALEYVAAHGASLGIDSSRLAVAGDSAGGNMAIAITMMAKDRAGPKISHQLLFYPVTNDVSNNSSYREFGDGPFLTRKAMDYFLEANYPAENRKDVLAFPLRASLDQLTGLPSATIIVAENDLLRDEGEAYGRRLIEAGVPVATTRYGGTIHDFVMLNPLAASEPARAAIAQGAQRLRYAFSR from the coding sequence ATGTCGAAGTTCACCAAATCCGCAGTTTTCGCCTCCAGCGCCCTCCTGAGCGTCCTTTCGTCCGCCGCAACTGCAAACACCCTCGAGCCTTCCGCCGCCGCGTTCGCGCAAGCAGCCGCCTCGGGTCAGCCAATCTACGAACTGCCTTACGAAGAGGCGCGCGCTGTCCTGGCTGGCGTGCAGGCTGGCAAGGTCGACGCGTCGGCTGCCACGACGACGGAGGACCAGGTCTGGAAGGTCGGCCCCACCGGCCAAGTTCGTATTCGCATCGTCCGCCCGGCTGATGCATCAGGACAGCTTCCAGCTGTGCTGTATTACCACGGCGGCGGCTGGGTGATGGGAGATCGCAACACTCACGACCACCTGATCCGCGAACTGGCTGTCCAGTCACGCGCTGCAGTTGTCTTCGTCGAATATGACAACGCCCCGGAAGTCCGTTATCCCGTCAACAACGAGCAGTCTTACGCAGCTCTCGAATATGTTGCCGCGCATGGCGCCTCGCTCGGCATCGACTCCTCGCGTCTTGCCGTCGCAGGAGACAGCGCCGGGGGCAACATGGCGATCGCTATCACCATGATGGCAAAGGATCGTGCGGGACCTAAGATCAGCCACCAGTTGCTGTTCTATCCGGTGACCAATGATGTCTCGAACAATAGCTCGTATCGCGAGTTCGGCGATGGACCGTTCCTTACCCGCAAGGCGATGGATTACTTCCTCGAGGCTAACTACCCCGCCGAGAACCGCAAGGACGTTCTGGCCTTCCCGCTTCGCGCCTCGCTCGATCAACTGACCGGTTTGCCCTCAGCCACGATCATTGTGGCCGAGAACGACCTGCTGCGCGACGAAGGTGAGGCCTATGGCCGCCGCCTGATCGAAGCTGGCGTGCCCGTGGCGACGACCCGTTATGGAGGGACCATACACGATTTCGTGATGCTCAACCCGCTCGCCGCCAGCGAACCTGCCCGCGCTGCGATCGCCCAGGGCGCCCAGCGTTTGCGCTACGCCTTCTCGCGCTGA
- a CDS encoding MarR family winged helix-turn-helix transcriptional regulator, which produces MTKSVPPAYEGNPLDQFLCFSVYAAGLAFNRVYKPLLDRFDLTYPQYLALVALRGQDGQTVKELGAKLHLESNTLTPLFKRLEAAGLLTRTRDKQDERVVRLGLTPAGAKLTDEALGCVPTSILEATGMEASDLKSLNDKVAALGAALRNTASS; this is translated from the coding sequence ATGACGAAATCAGTTCCTCCTGCCTATGAAGGCAATCCGCTTGATCAGTTCCTTTGCTTCTCCGTTTATGCGGCAGGGCTGGCGTTCAACCGCGTCTACAAGCCCTTGCTCGACCGATTTGACCTTACCTATCCGCAGTATCTTGCCTTGGTCGCGTTGCGCGGACAGGACGGACAAACGGTGAAGGAGCTCGGTGCCAAACTGCATCTAGAATCCAACACTCTCACTCCGCTCTTCAAGCGATTGGAAGCTGCAGGACTCTTAACGCGCACCCGGGACAAGCAGGATGAGCGCGTCGTACGACTTGGACTTACGCCGGCTGGCGCGAAGTTGACTGATGAGGCGCTCGGATGCGTTCCCACCTCCATCCTTGAAGCAACTGGAATGGAGGCTTCCGACCTAAAATCTCTCAACGACAAAGTCGCAGCACTCGGCGCGGCATTGCGGAACACCGCAAGCTCCTAA
- a CDS encoding LacI family DNA-binding transcriptional regulator produces the protein MPVDRKPDDRPVRTITDLAKLAGVSPGTVSRALAGNSLVNDKTREKIEAIAREHGFRPNQMASRLRRQRTGVIGVIIPLGHEQKQQVSDTFFLTLLGHLADELTEKGYDLMLRRVVPASDEDWLDPFIGSGMIDGVIVVGQSDQFNHLEEVADGYRPMVVWGQHREGQRHCVVGSDNLLGGKLAMQRLVAAGAKRMAFVGDTNAPEFAARYSGANQVAQSFGLTLSELPAHLATSGMTTEVATLMEKAVGNYDGLFAATDLLALACLGELRKLGRNVPEDMKIVGFDDLPIAQQTAPPLTTIRQDIAGGARAIVQLLLRRIAGEETESIVMPPTLVVRGTA, from the coding sequence ATGCCCGTAGACCGCAAACCTGACGACCGGCCCGTTCGCACGATCACCGATCTTGCGAAACTGGCCGGTGTCTCACCGGGCACTGTTTCGCGAGCCCTGGCGGGTAACAGCCTCGTCAATGATAAGACGCGTGAAAAAATCGAGGCCATCGCTCGCGAGCATGGGTTCCGCCCGAACCAGATGGCCAGTCGCCTGCGGCGTCAGAGAACTGGCGTGATCGGCGTCATCATTCCGCTCGGACACGAACAGAAGCAGCAGGTCTCAGACACGTTTTTCCTCACCCTTCTGGGTCACCTCGCCGACGAGCTGACCGAGAAAGGCTACGACCTCATGCTCCGCCGCGTGGTACCGGCGAGCGACGAAGACTGGCTCGACCCTTTTATTGGCTCTGGAATGATCGACGGGGTTATCGTCGTTGGTCAGTCGGATCAGTTCAACCACCTTGAAGAGGTGGCAGACGGATATCGGCCAATGGTAGTCTGGGGCCAGCACCGCGAAGGACAGCGCCATTGCGTGGTCGGATCGGATAACTTGCTAGGCGGCAAGCTAGCCATGCAGAGACTGGTAGCTGCGGGCGCAAAGCGAATGGCTTTCGTGGGGGATACGAACGCCCCGGAATTCGCGGCACGATATTCCGGGGCGAACCAAGTGGCCCAATCCTTCGGGCTGACACTTTCCGAGCTTCCTGCCCATCTCGCGACATCGGGGATGACGACCGAGGTCGCCACCTTGATGGAGAAGGCAGTCGGCAATTACGACGGCCTTTTCGCGGCGACCGACTTGCTTGCCTTGGCTTGCTTAGGAGAGTTGCGCAAACTTGGCCGGAACGTCCCGGAAGACATGAAAATCGTTGGTTTCGATGATCTTCCGATTGCACAGCAAACCGCTCCACCATTGACGACCATTCGGCAAGATATCGCAGGTGGTGCCCGTGCGATCGTTCAACTGCTTCTGAGACGAATTGCTGGCGAAGAGACAGAAAGCATCGTTATGCCGCCGACGCTCGTTGTCAGGGGCACAGCGTAA
- a CDS encoding MFS transporter, protein MQSIAKPRLSLLRIIEMNIGFFGLQFSFGLQQANMGPIYGFLGAEEATMPLLWLAGPMTGLLVQPIIGAMSDRTSSRYGRRTPYFLIGAIICSISLFLMPYSSTLWMAASLLWILDAGNNITMEPYRAYVADRLVPDQRSIGFLTQSAFTGLAQTLSYLAPTLLTSFVARDVLDANGIPVVVKIAFIIGAILSISTIAWSVWRVPELPMTDEEKATLADKPLTPAATLADIVSAIREMPKAMRQLSLAMLCQWYAMFAYWQYITFAVGRSLYDTSDPSSAAFRDATLTTQQAGALYNFIAFLGALVLIPIVRKLGARLTHAFCLTASGIAMLLIPGVETTAALFMLMLGIGIGWAGMMGNTYVMLADAIPPERNGIYMGIFNMFIVIPMLIQTLTMPLFYEPLLGGDPRNVLLLGGGLMILGAIATMFVDAGRPVPKVMQPQAG, encoded by the coding sequence ATGCAAAGCATCGCAAAACCGCGGCTTTCGCTATTGCGAATCATCGAAATGAACATCGGCTTCTTCGGCCTGCAGTTCAGTTTCGGGCTACAGCAGGCAAACATGGGTCCGATTTACGGTTTCCTGGGCGCGGAAGAGGCGACGATGCCTTTGCTATGGCTGGCGGGACCGATGACCGGATTGTTGGTGCAGCCGATCATCGGCGCGATGAGCGACCGGACGTCGTCACGGTATGGCCGGCGCACACCCTACTTCCTGATCGGCGCGATCATCTGTTCGATCAGCCTGTTCCTTATGCCGTATTCCAGCACGCTGTGGATGGCGGCCAGTCTGCTGTGGATCCTCGATGCGGGTAACAACATCACCATGGAGCCCTACCGCGCATACGTCGCAGACCGCCTCGTGCCGGACCAGCGTTCGATAGGGTTCCTTACGCAAAGTGCCTTCACCGGGCTCGCGCAGACCCTGTCCTATCTTGCTCCCACCCTGCTCACGAGCTTCGTGGCGCGAGACGTGCTGGATGCCAACGGTATCCCGGTGGTCGTGAAGATCGCCTTCATCATCGGTGCGATCCTGTCGATCAGCACTATCGCCTGGTCCGTCTGGCGCGTCCCCGAATTGCCGATGACCGATGAAGAAAAGGCGACACTGGCCGACAAACCCCTTACGCCAGCCGCTACTCTTGCAGACATAGTCAGTGCCATACGCGAAATGCCCAAGGCCATGCGTCAATTGTCGCTCGCCATGCTGTGCCAGTGGTACGCGATGTTTGCTTATTGGCAGTACATCACATTCGCCGTCGGGCGGTCGCTCTACGATACGTCCGATCCTTCGAGCGCGGCATTCCGCGATGCGACCCTGACGACGCAGCAAGCTGGTGCGCTCTACAATTTCATCGCTTTCCTTGGAGCGCTGGTCCTGATCCCTATCGTAAGAAAGCTGGGCGCACGGTTGACGCATGCCTTTTGTCTCACGGCGTCGGGAATAGCCATGCTGCTGATTCCAGGAGTAGAGACCACGGCCGCCTTGTTCATGTTGATGCTGGGTATCGGAATCGGCTGGGCAGGCATGATGGGCAATACATATGTCATGCTCGCCGACGCCATCCCGCCGGAACGCAACGGCATATACATGGGCATTTTCAACATGTTCATCGTCATCCCGATGCTGATCCAGACACTAACCATGCCGCTGTTCTATGAGCCGCTGCTTGGGGGGGATCCGCGCAACGTGTTGTTGCTTGGCGGAGGCTTGATGATCCTGGGGGCGATCGCCACGATGTTCGTCGATGCAGGACGTCCGGTGCCAAAAGTGATGCAGCCCCAGGCTGGCTAG